One window of Nymphaea colorata isolate Beijing-Zhang1983 chromosome 1, ASM883128v2, whole genome shotgun sequence genomic DNA carries:
- the LOC116260745 gene encoding pyruvate kinase, cytosolic isozyme-like, with amino-acid sequence MEMGSRPKTKIVCTLGPASMSVEMLEKLLKAGMNVARFNFSHGTHAYHQQVLDNLHDAMTNTGLLCAVMLDTKGPEIRTGFLKDGKPINLTKGQEITITTDYSIKGDTNIISMSYRKLAEDLKPGSVILCSDGTITLSVLSCDKERGLVCCRCENSATLGERKNVNLPGVIVDLPTLTEKDKDDILNWGVPNKIDMIALSFVRKGSDLIEVRKLLGEHAKKILLMSKVENQEGVTNFDDILANTDAFMVARGDLGMEIPIEKIFLAQKVMIYKCNVQGKPVVTATQMLESMIKSPRPTRAEATDVANAVLDGTDCVMLSGETAAGAYPELAVRTMAKICIEAESSLDYGSVFKTLMLSAPMPMSPLESLASSAVKTANSAKAALILVLTRGGTTARLVAKYRPAMPVLSVVVPEITTDSFNWYCSDESPARHSLIVRGLIPLLSAGSAKASDSESTEHALEFSIQYAKDKGLCSPGDSIVALHRVGTASMIKLMTVN; translated from the exons ATGGAGATGGGGAGCAGGCCCAAAACAAAGATAGTTTGCACCTTAGGTCCAGCATCCATGTCCGTGGAGATGCTCGAGAAGCTGCTCAAGGCGGGCATGAACGTCGCTAGGTTCAACTTCTCTCACGGTACCCATGCTTACCATCAACAGGTGCTGGACAACCTGCACGATGCCATGACCAATACTGGTTTACTCTGTGCGGTCATGCTTGATACCAAG GGACCAGAAATTCGAACTGGTTTTCTTAAAGATGGAAAGCCAATAAATCTTACGAAGGGGCAGGAGATCACAATTACCACAGACTACAGCATCAAGGGAGACACAAATATTATCTCGATGAGTTACCGCAAATTAGCAGAGGATCTCAAGCCCGGAAGTGTCATCCTCTGCTCGGATGGTACTATCACGCTTTCTGTCCTGTCATGCGACAAGGAACGCGGCCTTGTGTGTTGCCGTTGTGAGAACTCTGCGACTCTCGGGGAGAGGAAGAATGTTAACCTACCAGGCGTGATTGTTGACCTCCCAACTTTGACTGAGAAAGATAAAGATGATATCTTAAATTGGGGTGTCCCCAACAAGATTGACATGATTGCTCTTTCCTTTGTTCGGAAGGGTTCTGACCTTATCGAGGTCCGGAAGCTGCTGGGAGAGCATGCCAAGAAGATCCTTCTCATGTCTAAG GTCGAAAATCAGGAAGGAGTCACCAATTTTGATGACATCCTTGCTAACACGGATGCGTTCATGGTGGCCCGAGGAGACTTGGGCATGGAAATCCCcattgagaaaattttcttggCTCAGAAGGTCATGATATACAAATGCAATGTCCAGGGGAAGCCTGTTGTTACTGCAACTCAGATGTTGGAGTCGATGATTAAGTCACCTCGCCCCACGCGTGCAGAAGCTACAGATGTAGCAAATGCAGTACTTGATGGGACCGATTGCGTAATGCTCAGCGGTGAGACTGCGGCTGGAGCATATCCCGAGCTGGCCGTGCGGACCATGGCCAAGATTTGCATAGAAGCAGAATCATCACTAGATTATGGGTCCGTCTTCAAAACCCTCATGCTCTCAGCACCCATGCCGATGAGCCCGTTAGAAAGTTTGGCTTCTTCAGCCGTTAAAACTGCCAATTCAGCAAAAGCAGCATTGATCTTGGTTTTAACAAGGGGAGGAACCACCGCAAGGTTGGTGGCGAAGTATAGGCCGGCGATGCCAGTTCTCTCTGTGGTGGTACCTGAGATAACCACCGACTCTTTCAACTGGTATTGCAGCGACGAATCACCAGCTAGGCACAGTCTCATTGTAAGAGGGCTGATCCCGCTGTTGAGCGCGGGATCAGCTAAGGCTTCTGATTCTGAATCAACGGAGCACGCGCTTGAATTTTCCATTCAGTATGCCAAAGATAAAGGTCTCTGCAGTCCTGGCGATTCTATTGTTGCATTGCACCGTGTAGGAACTGCTTCGATGATCAAACTAATGACCGTCAATTGA
- the LOC116260753 gene encoding E3 ubiquitin-protein ligase SIRP1-like yields the protein MKHKKHDIRRKRKATATHPFFPLPAIPFRLFLSPAPLLRILKQSQGHINKGMGDAAAGRYWCHVCSRVVNPVMEVEMKCPVCDSGFVEEMESWRGDSQDAESESDWALSLWAPILLGMMGPSRRRRRFRRRVEEDDREEEGQLQTEDDEQTVGGDGEPEAGQRRRRSGGAAILQLLRSLREGMATEPDDPEASDLNRLVLINPFHHAIVLQRALDSTQAQGQSRDSGSNNRVGASLGDYFIGPGLDLLLQHLAENDPSRYRTPPAQKEAVDAMPTVQVGENLRCPICIEDFEFESKAREMPCKHKFHSECILPWLELHSSCPVCRYQMPVDESKESHGSGNGSDGGNGVIGNDEGTAERDGEEGADSARRFWVPMPWPFNGLFSQSDNTSFPGNASRIDEN from the exons atgaaacataaaaagcacgacataagaaggaaaagaaaagcgaCGGCGACGCATCCCTTCTTCCCCTTGCCTGCAATCCCCTTtcgtctcttcctctctcctgcTCCCCTCCTTCGGATTCTGAAGCAATCACAGGGCCACATCAACAAAG GAATGGGTGATGCTGCGGCCGGAAGATACTGGTGTCATGTGTGCTCTCGTGTTGTGAATCCGGTTATGGAGGTGGAGATGAAGTGCCCCGTATGTGATAGCGGGTTTGTGGAGGAGATGGAGAGCTGGAGGGGAGATTCTCAGGACGCGGAATCGGAATCAGATTGGGCCCTCTCCCTGTGGGCTCCTATCCTGTTGGGCATGATGGGACCTTCTCGGAGGCGACGAAGGTTCAGAAGAAGAGTAGAGGAGGACGATCGCGAAGAGGAAGGGCAACTGCAGACAGAGGATGATGAGCAAACAGTGGGTGGAGATGGAGAACCAGAAGCCGgtcagaggaggaggaggagcggGGGCGCTGCAATCCTTCAACTGCTTAGAAGCCTAAGAGAAGGAATGGCGACAGAGCCCGACGACCCGGAAGCCAGCGATCTGAATCGCTTGGTATTGATAAATCCCTTCCATCACGCGATAGTCCTTCAAAGAGCGCTGGATTCGACTCAGGCGCAAGGCCAGAGTCGCGACTCAGGTTCCAACAACAGGGTTGGCGCCTCCCTGGGAGATTATTTCATTGGGCCTGGCTTAGATCTGCTCCTGCAGCATCTTGCAGAAAATGATCCCAGCAGGTACAGGACCCCGCCGGCTCAGAAGGAGGCAGTTGATGCGATGCCCACGGTGCAAGTTGGTGAGAACCTGCGATGTCCAATATGTATAGAAGATTTTGAGTTCGAGTCCAAGGCTAGGGAGATGCCCTGCAAGCATAAATTCCACTCTGAGTGTATTCTGCCATGGCTGGAGCTTCACAGCTCCTGCCCTGTTTGCCGGTATCAGATGCCAGTAGACGAGTCCAAAGAATCACACGGCTCCGGCAACGGTTCCGATGGGGGAAATGGGGTGATAGGTAACGATGAGGGAACTGCAGAAAGAGATGGGGAAGAAGGGGCAGACAGCGCTAGGAGGTTTTGGGTACCCATGCCGTGGCCTTTTAACGGGTTGTTCTCTCAGAGTGATAATACTTCTTTCCCTGGAAATGCTTCGAGAATAGATGAAAATTGA